The proteins below are encoded in one region of Mycobacterium botniense:
- a CDS encoding IS256 family transposase: MTASQPIDVEKLLADQLAAASPDLLRALLSTFIAALMSAEADALCGAGYGERSQERSNRRNGYRHRDFDTRAGTIDVAIPKLRAGSYFPDWLLARRKRAERALTSVVATCYLLGVSTRRMERLVASLGVTSLSKSQVSQMAKELDEAVEAFRTRPLDAGPYPFVAADALVLKVRENGRVVGVHTLIATGVNAEGYREILGVAVTSAEDGAGWLAFFRDLVARGLSGVKLVTSDAHPGLVAAIGATLPGAAWQRCRTHYAANLMAVTPKASWPWVRTLLHSVFDQPDAESVVAQYDRVLDALADKLPKVAEHLDAARAELLAFTAFPKQIWRQIWSNNPQERLNKEIRRRTDVVGIFPDRTAIIRLVGAVLAEQHDEWIKGRRYLGLDVLTRARAIPTSTDEPVDDQPATTPALTA, translated from the coding sequence ATGACCGCATCCCAGCCTATCGACGTCGAGAAGCTGTTGGCCGATCAACTCGCCGCGGCGAGCCCTGATTTGCTGCGTGCGCTGCTATCGACATTTATTGCCGCCTTGATGAGTGCTGAAGCTGACGCGCTGTGCGGGGCCGGGTATGGGGAGCGCAGCCAGGAGCGCTCCAACCGCCGCAACGGCTATCGGCACCGCGATTTCGACACCCGCGCCGGCACGATCGACGTGGCGATCCCCAAGCTGCGGGCCGGCAGCTATTTCCCGGACTGGCTGTTGGCCCGCCGCAAGCGCGCCGAGCGGGCGCTGACCTCGGTGGTGGCCACCTGCTACCTCCTCGGGGTGTCGACCCGGCGCATGGAACGCCTCGTGGCATCCCTGGGTGTGACAAGCCTTTCCAAATCGCAGGTCTCGCAGATGGCCAAAGAGCTCGACGAGGCGGTGGAGGCGTTTCGCACCCGCCCGCTGGATGCCGGGCCGTACCCGTTTGTGGCCGCCGACGCGCTGGTACTCAAGGTCCGCGAGAACGGGCGCGTGGTCGGGGTGCACACGCTGATCGCCACCGGCGTCAACGCCGAGGGCTACCGCGAGATCCTCGGGGTGGCCGTCACCTCGGCCGAGGATGGCGCCGGCTGGCTGGCGTTTTTCCGCGACCTGGTCGCCCGCGGCCTATCCGGGGTCAAGCTGGTCACCAGCGACGCCCATCCCGGCCTGGTGGCCGCCATCGGGGCCACCTTGCCCGGGGCGGCCTGGCAGCGCTGCCGCACCCACTACGCGGCCAATCTCATGGCGGTCACGCCCAAGGCCTCCTGGCCGTGGGTGCGCACGCTGCTGCACTCTGTCTTTGACCAGCCCGACGCTGAATCCGTTGTCGCCCAATACGATCGGGTACTCGACGCGCTAGCCGACAAACTGCCCAAAGTCGCCGAACACCTCGACGCTGCCCGCGCTGAGCTGCTGGCCTTCACCGCCTTCCCCAAACAGATCTGGCGCCAAATATGGTCCAACAACCCCCAAGAACGGCTCAACAAGGAAATACGGCGGCGCACCGACGTCGTCGGCATCTTCCCCGACCGCACCGCCATCATCCGCCTCGTCGGTGCGGTCTTAGCTGAACAGCACGACGAATGGATTAAAGGCCGCCGCTACCTCGGCCTAGATGTTCTCACCCGCGCACGCGCCATACCCACCAGCACCGACGAACCCGTCGACGACCAGCCAGCCACCACACCGGCCCTCACCGCCTAA
- the cas1e gene encoding type I-E CRISPR-associated endonuclease Cas1e: MNSIGYRPTESKELVRASDRISFLYLERCVVNRDSNAITATDERGTVHVPAASVGVLLLGPGTTITHQAIVLVSDSGSTVVWTGERGVRYYAHGQSLARSSRLLEAQAAAVSNTRSRLQVARSMYQMRFPDEDVSHLTMQQLRGREGARIRRVYREHSRRTGVKWARRTYDVEDWEGGDAINQALSAANAALYGIVHSVIVALGCSPALGFIHTGHHRSFVYDIADLYKAELSIPVAFDVAAEVDVDIGAETRRRMRDRLYDLKLLARCATDVQALLMGDTDSDPEDYLEFDVLSLWDEHETVPAGTSYGYGADF, translated from the coding sequence ATGAACTCCATCGGATATCGGCCAACCGAGTCCAAAGAGCTTGTCCGGGCATCGGACCGGATCTCGTTCCTGTATTTGGAGCGGTGTGTCGTGAATAGAGATAGCAACGCAATTACCGCCACCGATGAGCGGGGGACCGTCCACGTGCCGGCGGCGTCGGTGGGGGTGCTGCTGCTGGGACCTGGTACGACGATCACCCACCAAGCCATCGTGCTTGTGTCGGATAGCGGGTCGACGGTGGTATGGACCGGGGAGCGCGGCGTGCGTTACTACGCCCATGGTCAATCGCTCGCGCGATCATCGCGATTGTTGGAAGCGCAGGCCGCGGCAGTGTCGAACACGCGCTCCCGTCTGCAGGTTGCGCGATCGATGTACCAGATGCGTTTTCCGGACGAAGACGTTTCCCACCTCACCATGCAGCAACTCCGCGGCCGTGAGGGCGCGCGCATCCGCCGCGTGTACCGGGAACATTCGCGACGGACCGGCGTGAAGTGGGCGCGTCGGACATACGACGTCGAAGACTGGGAAGGTGGTGACGCCATCAATCAAGCGCTCTCTGCCGCCAACGCCGCACTCTATGGGATTGTTCACTCGGTCATTGTTGCGCTCGGCTGTTCGCCAGCGCTCGGATTTATCCATACCGGCCATCACCGCTCGTTCGTCTATGACATCGCCGATTTATACAAGGCTGAGCTCAGTATTCCTGTGGCGTTCGATGTCGCTGCTGAAGTCGACGTCGACATCGGAGCAGAGACCCGTCGTCGAATGCGAGACCGGCTGTACGACCTCAAACTCCTCGCGCGGTGCGCCACGGACGTTCAAGCACTGCTAATGGGCGATACGGATTCCGACCCGGAGGATTACCTGGAATTTGACGTTCTTTCACTGTGGGATGAGCACGAAACCGTTCCTGCAGGTACGTCCTACGGATACGGAGCTGACTTCTGA
- a CDS encoding DDE-type integrase/transposase/recombinase, whose translation MVGDDEAKVRAERARAIGLFRYQLIREAADAAHSAKERGKMVRELASREHTDPFGRRVRISRQSIDRWIRAWRGGGFDALVPNPRQCTPRTPAEVLELAVALWRENPDRTAAAIQRILRTQLGWAPDERTLQRNFHRLGLISAAAGGSAPVFGRFEAEHPNDLWTGDALHGIRIQTRKTYLFAFLDDHSRLLPGYRWGHAEDTVRLAAALRPALSSRGVPKAIYVDRGSAFVDAWLLRACAKLGVRLVHSAPYRPEGRGKIERLFRTVRDQFLVEITGEPDVVGRHYVTDLAELNRHFAAWVETVYHRQVHSETGQTPLDRWCAGDPVALPAPETLAEAFLWEEHRRVTKTATVSLHGNSYEVDASLVGRKVELVFDPFDLTRIEVRLTGVPMGLAIPHHIGRHSHPKAKPETPTAPPKPSGIDYAQLIETAHAAELARGVNYAALTTATGQIPGQLDLLTGKEAQTR comes from the coding sequence ATGGTCGGCGACGACGAGGCGAAGGTGCGGGCCGAGAGAGCCCGAGCGATCGGATTGTTTCGATACCAGTTGATCCGGGAGGCCGCCGATGCGGCGCATTCGGCCAAGGAGCGCGGAAAGATGGTGCGTGAGTTGGCTTCGCGCGAGCACACCGATCCCTTCGGGCGGCGGGTGCGCATCAGCCGCCAAAGCATCGACCGCTGGATACGGGCCTGGCGTGGCGGCGGGTTCGACGCATTGGTGCCCAACCCGCGTCAATGCACCCCGCGTACCCCGGCCGAAGTGCTTGAGTTGGCGGTGGCGCTGTGGCGGGAAAATCCGGATCGCACCGCCGCGGCGATCCAACGGATCCTGCGGACCCAGCTGGGCTGGGCGCCCGACGAGCGCACCCTGCAACGCAACTTCCACCGGCTCGGCCTCATCAGCGCGGCGGCCGGGGGGTCGGCACCGGTGTTCGGCCGCTTCGAGGCCGAGCATCCCAACGACTTGTGGACCGGGGATGCATTGCACGGCATACGCATTCAAACCCGCAAGACCTATTTGTTTGCGTTTTTAGATGATCATTCCCGACTGCTGCCCGGCTATCGGTGGGGTCACGCCGAGGACACGGTGCGGTTGGCCGCCGCGCTGCGACCGGCACTGTCTTCTCGTGGTGTCCCCAAGGCGATCTATGTGGATCGGGGCTCGGCCTTCGTCGATGCATGGTTGTTGCGGGCCTGCGCGAAACTCGGTGTTCGCCTCGTTCATTCCGCACCATATCGACCCGAAGGACGGGGAAAAATCGAGCGCCTGTTTAGGACCGTGCGCGATCAGTTCCTCGTCGAAATCACCGGCGAACCCGACGTCGTCGGCCGCCACTACGTGACTGACCTGGCCGAGCTGAATCGGCACTTCGCAGCCTGGGTCGAAACCGTCTACCACAGGCAGGTCCATTCCGAAACCGGGCAGACCCCGTTGGACCGCTGGTGCGCCGGCGACCCGGTCGCGCTGCCCGCACCCGAGACGCTCGCCGAGGCGTTTTTGTGGGAGGAACACCGTCGCGTGACCAAGACCGCAACCGTTTCTCTGCACGGCAACAGCTACGAGGTCGACGCCTCCCTGGTGGGACGCAAAGTGGAGCTGGTGTTCGACCCGTTCGACTTGACCCGCATCGAGGTCCGCCTGACCGGCGTGCCGATGGGGCTGGCGATCCCGCACCACATCGGGCGCCATTCGCACCCCAAGGCCAAACCCGAAACTCCCACCGCACCACCCAAACCCAGCGGCATCGACTACGCACAGTTGATCGAGACCGCCCATGCCGCCGAACTGGCCCGCGGCGTCAACTATGCCGCGCTTACCACCGCTACCGGACAGATCCCCGGCCAGCTTGACCTGCTTACCGGCAAGGAGGCGCAAACCCGATGA
- a CDS encoding sodium:proton exchanger, whose amino-acid sequence MPTNSGARVPASTRVLAGPATGALMRCVVLSAAFIVPAVAVRLTGLQPAPVAALLIYGAAVVSASFLLAWAAEAAQVDVSGGLAIAVLAVIAVLPEYFVDLYYAFAAGHTPDYTQYASANMTGSNRLLMGLGWPVVVLIAAMVSRTSSGPRVAALPLTPGNRVQLGFLSIAGIAAFTIPATGEIHLAFGVGLLGWFGFYLYTMSRGDVDEPELIGVAAAVATLPGRARRATVAALFATAGAVILLCAAPFANSLIGAGAQFGVDRFLLVQWLAPLASEAPEFIVAALFAARGKGAAAIAMLISAKVSQWTLLVGSLPVSYLIGGGGPALQLDARQIDEMLLTAAQTLMGVALILGLRFYRSVAWALLGLFVTQFVFSSTAERLALCGVYLALAVAGCVVNRGSLWATLTAPFGARTPRHDHRHDALPVLVT is encoded by the coding sequence ATGCCGACCAACTCCGGCGCCCGGGTCCCGGCATCGACCCGTGTCCTGGCCGGGCCGGCAACCGGGGCGTTGATGCGCTGCGTGGTGCTCAGCGCCGCGTTCATTGTTCCCGCCGTCGCAGTGCGTTTGACCGGGCTTCAGCCCGCACCTGTTGCGGCACTGCTGATTTACGGCGCTGCGGTGGTCTCAGCCAGCTTCCTGTTGGCCTGGGCTGCCGAGGCGGCGCAGGTTGACGTGTCTGGAGGTCTGGCGATCGCGGTATTAGCCGTAATCGCGGTGCTGCCGGAATATTTCGTCGACCTGTATTACGCCTTCGCCGCCGGCCACACGCCTGACTACACGCAGTACGCGTCGGCGAACATGACCGGCTCCAACCGGCTGCTGATGGGTTTGGGCTGGCCCGTCGTGGTGCTGATCGCCGCGATGGTGAGCCGCACCAGCTCCGGCCCCCGGGTGGCGGCGCTGCCGTTGACCCCGGGCAACCGCGTGCAGCTGGGCTTTTTGTCGATAGCGGGGATCGCCGCGTTCACCATCCCCGCCACCGGCGAGATTCATCTCGCATTCGGTGTCGGGTTGCTCGGCTGGTTCGGTTTTTACCTCTACACCATGAGCCGCGGGGACGTCGACGAGCCTGAGCTGATCGGTGTCGCCGCAGCGGTTGCGACGCTGCCTGGCCGGGCCCGCCGTGCCACGGTCGCCGCGTTGTTCGCCACGGCCGGTGCGGTGATCCTGCTGTGTGCCGCACCCTTCGCCAACAGCCTGATCGGCGCAGGTGCGCAGTTCGGCGTCGACCGCTTCCTGTTGGTGCAATGGCTGGCGCCGCTGGCCTCGGAGGCGCCCGAGTTCATCGTGGCGGCTTTGTTCGCGGCCCGCGGCAAGGGCGCCGCCGCTATTGCGATGCTGATCTCAGCGAAGGTGAGCCAGTGGACCTTGTTGGTCGGGTCGCTGCCGGTCTCATACCTGATCGGCGGCGGCGGGCCGGCGTTGCAGCTGGACGCCCGCCAGATCGACGAAATGCTGTTGACCGCGGCTCAGACCCTGATGGGCGTGGCGCTGATCTTGGGGTTGCGGTTCTACCGGTCTGTCGCGTGGGCCCTGCTGGGACTGTTCGTCACCCAGTTCGTTTTCAGCTCGACAGCGGAGAGGCTGGCGCTGTGCGGCGTGTACCTGGCGCTGGCCGTCGCCGGGTGCGTGGTCAACCGTGGCTCACTGTGGGCCACCCTGACCGCCCCGTTTGGTGCTCGCACCCCGCGCCATGACCACCGCCATGACGCGTTGCCGGTGCTTGTGACGTAG
- the cas6e gene encoding type I-E CRISPR-associated protein Cas6/Cse3/CasE: MYLTKMVINARRRGARLLMASPQALHAAVMAGFADGRPTGDGRVLWRLDVRHPHRVVLYTVSPDKPDFTHIIEQAGWPTTETWETRCYDPLLESLRSGQQWQFRLTANPVHSGLRAGWSDTKPLGHVTVKQQEHWLIQRSRNAGFRLLPCTHAGSGDFDIAVVDRSIRRFHRKGGQVTIATATFEGHLEVTDPEALRRALTHGIGRAKSYGCGLLTLARPLHGRL; encoded by the coding sequence ATGTACCTGACCAAGATGGTGATCAATGCCCGTCGACGTGGCGCCCGGTTACTGATGGCGTCACCGCAAGCTCTCCACGCCGCGGTGATGGCGGGGTTCGCTGATGGTCGTCCTACCGGCGATGGGCGGGTGTTATGGCGCCTGGATGTCCGCCATCCTCATCGAGTTGTGCTCTATACGGTCAGCCCGGACAAACCGGACTTCACCCACATCATCGAGCAGGCGGGCTGGCCGACCACCGAAACGTGGGAAACACGTTGCTATGACCCGCTACTAGAATCGCTGCGCAGTGGCCAACAGTGGCAGTTCCGACTCACCGCCAACCCTGTGCACTCCGGCCTTCGCGCAGGGTGGTCAGACACCAAGCCCCTGGGACATGTCACCGTAAAGCAGCAAGAACACTGGCTCATCCAGCGCTCGCGGAATGCCGGCTTCCGGCTGCTCCCGTGCACCCATGCCGGCAGCGGGGACTTCGATATTGCGGTCGTGGACCGGTCAATTCGCCGCTTCCATCGAAAAGGCGGACAGGTGACGATCGCAACGGCCACTTTCGAGGGTCATCTCGAGGTCACCGATCCGGAGGCTCTGCGCCGGGCGTTAACCCACGGAATCGGGCGGGCCAAGTCCTACGGATGTGGGCTGCTGACCCTGGCTCGCCCGCTCCACGGTCGGCTATGA
- a CDS encoding ExeA family protein: MMELISYFGFSRMPFGRDLAPAMLHRHAAHNEAVARIGWCIAERRIGVITGGVGAGKTVAVRAALAGLDRSRHSIIYLPDPTVGVRGIHHRIVASLGGQPLTHHATLAPQAADALAAEHAERGRTATVVVEEAHLLGHDELEAIRLLTNHDLDSSSPFACLLVGQPTLRRRMKLGVLAALDQRIGLRYAMPPMTDKETASYLRHHLALAGRDDTLFSDDAVALIHQTSRGYPRAVNNLALQALVAAFGTNKAIVDESSTRAAIAEVTAD, encoded by the coding sequence ATGATGGAACTGATCTCCTACTTCGGTTTTTCCCGGATGCCCTTCGGCCGCGACCTGGCCCCCGCCATGCTGCACCGCCATGCCGCCCACAACGAAGCGGTCGCCCGCATCGGCTGGTGCATCGCCGAACGCCGTATCGGCGTGATCACCGGAGGAGTTGGTGCTGGCAAGACCGTGGCCGTGCGTGCCGCGCTGGCCGGCTTGGACCGCAGCCGCCACAGCATCATCTACCTGCCCGACCCCACCGTCGGGGTACGCGGCATCCACCACCGCATCGTCGCCTCCCTCGGTGGCCAGCCCCTGACCCATCACGCCACCCTGGCTCCCCAGGCCGCCGACGCGCTGGCCGCCGAACACGCCGAGCGCGGCCGTACAGCCACCGTCGTAGTCGAGGAGGCCCACCTGTTGGGCCACGACGAATTGGAGGCCATCCGCCTGCTCACCAACCATGATCTCGACTCGTCGAGCCCGTTTGCCTGTCTGCTCGTCGGCCAGCCCACCCTGCGGCGGCGGATGAAACTCGGCGTGCTGGCCGCGCTCGACCAGCGCATCGGGCTGCGTTACGCGATGCCACCCATGACCGACAAGGAGACCGCCAGCTACCTGCGCCACCACCTGGCGCTGGCCGGACGCGACGACACCCTGTTCTCCGACGACGCAGTCGCCCTAATCCATCAGACCAGCCGCGGTTACCCCCGCGCCGTCAACAACCTCGCCCTGCAAGCTCTCGTCGCCGCGTTTGGCACCAACAAAGCCATCGTCGACGAATCCTCCACCCGCGCGGCCATCGCCGAAGTCACGGCAGACTGA
- the cas2e gene encoding type I-E CRISPR-associated endoribonuclease Cas2e, translating to MTVVILTAVPPGLRGHLTRWLLEISPGVFIGHISARVRELMWQRVIEYLCDGRALMVYTARNEQRLVFEVHGHDWEPIDHDGVCLMRRRTMPDYVLSHRSRRDVANRPVDPAMQASGFDSERVWKRRQARRKFKPKR from the coding sequence CTGACCGTCGTTATTCTCACTGCGGTGCCACCGGGCTTGCGCGGCCACCTAACTCGTTGGCTCCTGGAGATCAGCCCGGGTGTTTTCATTGGTCATATTTCCGCGCGGGTGAGAGAGCTGATGTGGCAACGCGTGATCGAGTACCTCTGCGACGGCCGCGCGTTGATGGTGTATACGGCGCGTAACGAACAGCGACTCGTGTTCGAGGTGCATGGCCATGATTGGGAACCCATTGACCACGACGGTGTCTGCTTGATGCGGCGGCGGACCATGCCGGACTACGTTCTAAGTCACCGGTCTAGGCGCGACGTTGCTAATCGACCGGTGGATCCCGCAATGCAAGCGTCTGGTTTCGATTCTGAGAGGGTCTGGAAGCGCCGGCAGGCTAGGAGGAAGTTCAAACCAAAGCGATAA
- the ligA gene encoding NAD-dependent DNA ligase LigA, giving the protein MGSAQADQVDAEVRRQWRELADEVREHQFRYYVRDAPIISDAEFDELLRRLEALEKQYPELRTPDSPTQLVGGAGFATDFLPVEHLERMLSLDNAFTADELAAWAARVRAEIGDAAHYLCELKIDGVALALVYRDGRLTRAATRGDGRTGEDVTLNARTIDDIPERLTPSADYPVPAVLEVRGEVFFRISDFEALNAALVAEGKSPFANPRNSAAGSLRQKDPAVTARRKLRMICHGVGYTEGFRPDTLHEAYLALKAWGLPVSEHTALVGDMAGVQERIDYWGEHRHDLDHEIDGVVVKIDELALQRRLGSTSRAPRWAIAYKYPPQEAQTKLLDIRVNVGRTGRVTPFAFMTPVKVAGSTVGLATLHNAAEVKRKGVLIGDTVVIRKAGDVIPEVLGPVADLRDGSEREFVMPTTCPECGSPLAPEKEGDADIRCPNARSCPAQLRERLFYAAGRGAFDIEVLGYEAATALLHAGVLTDEGDLFNLTEDDLLRTELFRTKAGTLSANGRRLLENLEKAKTQPLWRVLVALSIRHVGPTAARALASEFGSIDAIMSATTEQLAAVEGVGPTIAEAVKEWFSVDWHRAIIEKWRAAGVRMADERDTSVPRTLEGLSIVVTGSLSGFSRDEAKEAIVARGGRAAGSVSKKTAYVVVGDAPGSKYDKAVELGVPILDEDGFRRLLQEGPPADSGPQ; this is encoded by the coding sequence GTGGGCTCAGCACAAGCTGATCAAGTCGATGCCGAGGTGCGGCGGCAGTGGCGGGAACTGGCTGATGAGGTGCGCGAGCACCAGTTCCGCTACTACGTGCGCGACGCGCCGATCATCTCCGACGCCGAATTCGACGAGCTGTTGCGACGGCTGGAAGCCCTCGAAAAGCAGTACCCGGAGCTGCGCACGCCCGATTCACCGACCCAGCTGGTCGGCGGCGCCGGCTTCGCCACCGATTTCCTGCCGGTCGAACATCTCGAGCGGATGCTGTCCCTGGACAATGCGTTCACCGCAGACGAACTCGCCGCGTGGGCGGCCCGCGTCCGCGCCGAGATTGGCGACGCCGCCCACTACCTGTGTGAACTCAAGATCGACGGTGTGGCGCTGGCCCTGGTGTATCGGGACGGACGACTGACCCGGGCCGCCACCCGGGGGGATGGCCGCACCGGCGAGGACGTCACCCTCAACGCCCGCACCATTGACGACATCCCCGAACGGCTCACACCCAGCGCGGACTATCCGGTGCCTGCTGTGCTCGAAGTCCGCGGCGAGGTGTTCTTCCGCATTTCTGACTTCGAGGCTCTCAATGCCGCCTTGGTCGCCGAGGGCAAGTCCCCATTCGCCAACCCGCGCAACAGCGCCGCGGGCTCGCTGCGGCAGAAGGATCCCGCGGTGACCGCCCGGCGCAAACTGCGGATGATCTGTCACGGAGTGGGATATACGGAGGGGTTTCGCCCCGACACGCTGCATGAGGCCTACCTGGCGCTGAAGGCTTGGGGGCTGCCGGTTTCCGAGCACACCGCCCTGGTCGGAGATATGGCCGGTGTGCAGGAGCGTATCGACTACTGGGGTGAGCACCGCCACGACCTGGACCACGAAATCGACGGTGTCGTCGTCAAAATCGACGAACTCGCGTTGCAGCGCCGGCTTGGGTCCACCTCGCGGGCTCCGCGGTGGGCGATCGCCTACAAGTACCCGCCCCAGGAGGCGCAGACCAAACTGCTCGACATCCGGGTTAACGTGGGCCGCACCGGACGGGTGACACCGTTTGCGTTCATGACACCGGTGAAAGTCGCCGGGTCGACGGTGGGGTTGGCGACTTTGCACAACGCCGCTGAGGTCAAGCGCAAAGGAGTGCTGATCGGCGACACCGTGGTGATCCGCAAAGCCGGGGACGTGATTCCCGAGGTGCTCGGCCCCGTCGCAGACCTGCGTGACGGGTCAGAACGCGAATTCGTCATGCCCACAACGTGTCCGGAGTGCGGCAGCCCCCTGGCGCCGGAAAAGGAGGGCGACGCCGACATCCGCTGCCCCAACGCGCGGTCATGCCCGGCGCAGCTGCGGGAGCGGTTGTTCTACGCCGCGGGTCGCGGCGCTTTCGATATCGAAGTGCTGGGCTACGAGGCAGCCACCGCGTTGCTGCACGCGGGCGTGCTCACCGACGAGGGCGATCTGTTCAACCTCACCGAGGACGACCTGCTGCGCACCGAGCTGTTCCGCACCAAGGCCGGCACACTGTCGGCCAACGGCAGGCGGCTGCTGGAAAACCTGGAGAAGGCCAAGACACAGCCGCTGTGGCGGGTGCTGGTCGCCCTGTCGATCCGGCATGTGGGACCCACCGCCGCCCGGGCGCTGGCGAGCGAGTTCGGCAGCATCGACGCGATCATGTCCGCGACCACCGAGCAGTTGGCCGCGGTGGAAGGGGTGGGGCCGACCATCGCCGAAGCCGTCAAAGAGTGGTTCAGCGTCGATTGGCACCGCGCCATCATCGAGAAGTGGCGCGCGGCCGGGGTGCGGATGGCCGACGAGCGCGACACCAGCGTGCCGCGCACGCTCGAGGGGCTTTCGATCGTGGTCACCGGCTCGCTGAGCGGCTTCTCCCGCGACGAAGCCAAGGAGGCCATCGTGGCGCGCGGCGGCAGGGCCGCCGGCTCGGTGTCGAAAAAGACCGCTTACGTCGTGGTCGGCGATGCGCCCGGATCGAAATATGACAAGGCCGTCGAACTGGGCGTGCCCATCCTCGACGAGGATGGGTTTCGGCGGCTGCTACAGGAGGGCCCACCGGCTGATTCGGGCCCGCAATAA
- a CDS encoding DUF3024 domain-containing protein: protein MHHASGLGLQRWCRDKVPAHVRDEVRVEVDVSDRHLTIVECRAPWRADAGAEWTRFRIARLRYMKGTGMWSLYWRDRNLRFHGYDLLPPTDGVEELLAELDRDPTAIFWG from the coding sequence ATACACCACGCCTCCGGGCTTGGCCTGCAGCGGTGGTGTCGGGACAAGGTGCCTGCCCATGTCCGTGACGAGGTCCGTGTCGAAGTCGACGTTTCTGACCGTCATCTGACGATCGTGGAGTGCCGCGCACCGTGGCGGGCGGATGCCGGTGCGGAGTGGACCCGGTTCCGGATCGCACGGCTGCGCTACATGAAGGGCACCGGCATGTGGTCGTTGTATTGGCGCGACCGCAACCTGCGTTTCCATGGCTACGATCTGTTGCCGCCCACGGACGGTGTCGAGGAACTGCTTGCCGAACTTGATCGCGATCCCACCGCGATCTTTTGGGGCTGA
- a CDS encoding IS30 family transposase, whose product MGAARKTRHGKMAVEKQQWFVRLIAQGVSNRRACRIVGINRRTGTRWRLGRTIHNKAGEPVHYPPVSLAQPKQRHPRYLSLAERTMIADLHRAGVGVCAIAEELGRAASTVSRELRRNADQGRYLPATAERLTVERQSRPRTRRVARDEQLCAVVTELLGKRWSPEQVAHELPVRFPDQPERHLCTESIYQAIYDPRTDLTRPAKRRRRRRRRRVQGLERRGRLTAMTMIADRPTEVADRVQVGHWEGDCIMGAGNRSAIGTLVERVTRFLILVHIPTRRPNAEALRDGVVDALGALPAHLRRTLTWDQGKELALHQEITARTGTQVYFCDAHSPWQRGSNENMNGLLRDYFPKGTDLEHISPEELQRVADEINDRPRKKLGWARPAELVTDSAAKTA is encoded by the coding sequence GTGGGAGCGGCGCGGAAGACTCGACACGGCAAGATGGCCGTGGAGAAGCAGCAGTGGTTCGTTCGGCTGATTGCTCAAGGGGTCAGCAACCGTCGGGCGTGTCGGATCGTGGGAATCAATCGTAGGACGGGGACACGCTGGCGGCTTGGGCGCACAATCCACAATAAGGCCGGCGAGCCGGTGCACTATCCACCGGTGAGCCTTGCACAACCCAAGCAGCGGCATCCTCGGTATCTGTCACTGGCCGAGAGGACGATGATCGCGGATTTGCACCGGGCGGGTGTCGGTGTATGCGCGATCGCTGAGGAGTTGGGCAGGGCGGCGTCGACGGTCTCGCGGGAACTGCGCCGTAACGCCGATCAGGGCCGCTACTTACCCGCCACGGCGGAGCGACTGACGGTCGAGCGGCAATCCCGGCCGCGGACGCGCCGCGTAGCACGCGACGAGCAGCTATGTGCTGTCGTCACCGAGCTGTTGGGCAAGCGGTGGAGTCCCGAACAGGTTGCTCATGAATTGCCGGTGCGGTTCCCTGATCAGCCCGAGCGTCATCTTTGTACCGAGTCGATCTACCAGGCGATCTATGATCCCCGAACCGATTTGACCCGTCCAGCCAAACGAAGACGCCGGCGGCGCCGACGCCGCGTCCAGGGGCTGGAACGCCGTGGCCGGCTCACCGCTATGACGATGATCGCCGATCGTCCCACCGAGGTTGCCGATCGGGTTCAGGTTGGGCACTGGGAGGGCGACTGTATCATGGGTGCTGGAAATCGTTCGGCCATAGGGACTCTCGTCGAACGCGTCACCCGGTTTTTGATTCTGGTCCACATTCCCACAAGGCGACCGAACGCCGAGGCGCTGCGCGATGGTGTTGTTGACGCGCTGGGCGCACTTCCTGCCCATCTTCGACGGACACTGACGTGGGATCAGGGCAAAGAACTTGCGCTGCACCAGGAGATCACCGCCCGGACCGGAACACAGGTGTACTTCTGCGACGCTCACTCGCCGTGGCAACGAGGCTCCAACGAAAACATGAACGGCCTGCTGCGTGACTACTTTCCCAAAGGCACCGATCTGGAACACATCTCGCCCGAGGAACTGCAGCGGGTCGCCGACGAAATCAACGACCGGCCCCGCAAAAAGCTCGGCTGGGCCCGACCAGCCGAGCTGGTCACCGATTCCGCCGCCAAGACCGCATAA